In the Ostrinia nubilalis chromosome 7, ilOstNubi1.1, whole genome shotgun sequence genome, one interval contains:
- the LOC135073637 gene encoding lipopolysaccharide-induced tumor necrosis factor-alpha factor homolog: MDQYSGEKSAPAPPPYTTGPGPQGPPGPPPGFYPPPQGAYPPPQGSYPPPPMVTTTTVYPGTVTVVSTVTPMGSQPSAAVCKSCNMEITTVVKHKSTTKTHLFALLLCVFGLWPCVCIPYCMDSCQNADHYCPNCQAYLGSYLG; encoded by the exons atggaCCAATATTCAGGAGAGAAAT CCGCCCCGGCCCCACCGCCATACACCACCGGCCCTGGTCCGCAAGGCCCACCAGGCCCGCCTCCAGGGTTCTACCCGCCACCCCAGGGGGCCTACCCGCCTCCCCAGGGGTCCTACCCACCGCCTCCAATGGTGACCACCACCACAGTCTACCCGGGCACCGTCACCGTGGTATCAACCGTCACCCCCATGGGGTCCCAGCCCAGTGCTGCGGTCTGCAAAAGCTGCAACATGGAAATCACGACCGTGGTCAAACATAAGTCGACCACCAAGACGCATCTGTTCGCACTTTTATTGTGTGTCTTTGG aTTATGGCCATGTGTGTGCATCCCTTACTGCATGGACAGCTGCCAGAACGCTGACCACTACTGTCCAAACTGTCAAGCATACCTGGGATCTTACTTAGGATAA
- the LOC135073337 gene encoding lipopolysaccharide-induced tumor necrosis factor-alpha factor homolog, which yields MEPTVTTTFVTSAAPVGPNETNMTCPSCQATITTRVERKATTKMHIIALALCVFLCWPCACIPYCKNSCRNADHYCPSCNAHLGTYVN from the exons ATGGAGCCGACCGTCACCACAACCTTCGTGACCTCAGCAGCGCCTGTGGGACCCAACGAGACGAATATGACCTGCCCATCATGCCAAGCCACCATCACCACCAGGGTTGAGCGCAAAGCTACCACCAAGATGCACATAATTGCTCTGGCGTTATGCGTTTTTCT GTGCTGGCCATGCGCGTGCATTCCCTACTGCAAGAACTCGTGCAGGAACGCTGACCATTACTGCCCTAGCTGTAACGCACACCTGGGAacatacgtcaattag
- the LOC135073339 gene encoding lipopolysaccharide-induced tumor necrosis factor-alpha factor homolog yields MGDVEMNPTKVTIVTNAPAPGAISVGPVGPDEMAVTCPSCLATVTTRVERKASTKTHMIALAICVCFGCLCAWIPYCKNSCRNADHYCPNCDSYLGTYQN; encoded by the exons atgggAGAT GTTGAAATGAACCCCACCAAGGTCACCATTGTCACCAATGCTCCAGCTCCGGGCGCCATCTCTGTGGGTCCCGTGGGGCCTGATGAGATGGCAGTCACCTGCCCCTCGTGCCTCGCCACCGTCACCACCAGGGTTGAGCGGAAAGCCTCCACCAAGACACACATGATCGCTTTGGCGATATGCGTTTGTTT cGGCTGTCTATGCGCGTGGATTCCCTACTGCAAGAACTCCTGCCGGAACGCTGACCACTACTGCCCTAACTGCGACTCCTACCTCGGAACGTACCAGAattag